A part of Streptococcus porcinus genomic DNA contains:
- a CDS encoding ATP-binding cassette domain-containing protein produces the protein MSEKLVEVKDLEISFGEGKKKFVAVQNANFFINKGETFSLVGESGSGKTTIGRAIIGLNDTSKGEILYDGKVINGKKSKSEANELIRKIQMIFQDPAASLNERATVDYIISEGLYNFNLFKTEEERQEKIKNMMSEVGLLSEHLTRYPHEFSGGQRQRIGIARALVMDPEFVIADEPISALDVSVRAQVLNLLKRMQKEKGLTYLFIAHDLSVVRFISDRIAVIHKGIIVEVAETEELFINPVHPYTKSLLSAVPIPDPILERKKKLIVYSVDQHDYSVDKPEMVEIKPGHFVWANKAEVAKYQKEL, from the coding sequence ATGTCTGAGAAATTAGTTGAAGTCAAAGACTTAGAAATTTCCTTCGGTGAAGGAAAGAAAAAATTTGTAGCCGTTCAAAATGCTAACTTCTTCATTAACAAAGGAGAGACCTTCTCTCTCGTTGGAGAGTCGGGATCTGGCAAGACCACAATTGGACGTGCTATCATTGGTTTGAATGATACAAGTAAAGGGGAAATTCTTTACGACGGAAAAGTGATAAATGGTAAAAAGTCAAAGTCTGAAGCGAATGAATTAATCCGTAAAATTCAGATGATTTTCCAAGATCCAGCTGCCAGTTTAAATGAGCGGGCAACAGTTGATTATATCATTTCAGAAGGTCTTTATAATTTTAACCTCTTTAAAACTGAAGAAGAACGACAAGAAAAGATCAAAAATATGATGTCAGAGGTAGGTCTGTTATCAGAACACCTCACACGTTATCCCCATGAATTTTCTGGTGGACAACGCCAGAGGATTGGGATTGCACGTGCTTTGGTGATGGATCCAGAGTTTGTTATTGCAGATGAACCTATATCAGCCCTTGATGTCTCTGTTCGTGCCCAAGTCCTAAACCTTTTAAAAAGAATGCAAAAAGAAAAAGGATTAACTTATCTCTTTATTGCGCATGATTTATCAGTTGTACGTTTTATATCAGACCGAATAGCAGTCATTCATAAGGGGATTATCGTTGAAGTTGCTGAGACAGAAGAACTCTTCATAAATCCAGTTCATCCTTATACCAAGTCACTTCTATCAGCAGTGCCAATTCCAGACCCAATACTGGAAAGGAAGAAAAAATTAATTGTCTACTCAGTAGACCAGCACGACTATTCAGTTGATAAACCTGAGATGGTAGAAATAAAACCAGGACATTTTGTATGGGCTAACAAAGCTGAAGTTGCTAAATATCAAAAAGAACTATAA
- a CDS encoding DUF960 domain-containing protein has product MAFQNTRERYASFGVATSIPPEIIDIFWHIIDENLKGVFPLDRILLFALVKNSKNNLSIEYHDKKKNLLIVFDYDYPYDPFLPKYVYAIDNDGLETILLKHEIS; this is encoded by the coding sequence ATGGCTTTTCAAAACACTCGAGAACGATATGCAAGCTTTGGTGTAGCAACCTCAATACCACCAGAAATTATTGATATATTCTGGCACATCATTGATGAGAATTTAAAAGGGGTCTTCCCTTTAGATCGTATCTTGCTTTTCGCGTTAGTAAAAAATAGCAAAAATAATCTTTCTATTGAATACCATGATAAAAAGAAAAACTTACTAATCGTTTTTGACTATGACTATCCTTATGATCCTTTTCTACCAAAGTATGTCTATGCTATTGATAATGATGGTCTTGAAACAATCCTCTTAAAACATGAAATCAGTTGA
- the ntdP gene encoding nucleoside tri-diphosphate phosphatase, with protein MKLPKEGDFITIQSYKHDGSLHRTWRDTMVLKTTENALIGVNDHTLVTESDGRRWVTREPAIIYFHKKYWFNIIAMIRDNGISYYCNLASPFILDGEALKYIDYDLDVKVFADGEKRLLDVDEYELHKEKMQYSPDIDFILKENVKVLVDWINHEKGPFSKAYIKIWYKRYLELKNR; from the coding sequence ATGAAATTACCTAAGGAAGGCGACTTTATTACAATTCAAAGTTATAAGCATGATGGTAGTTTGCACCGCACTTGGCGGGACACTATGGTACTAAAGACAACTGAAAATGCTTTGATTGGGGTAAATGATCACACGCTAGTCACAGAAAGTGACGGTCGGCGCTGGGTCACTAGAGAACCAGCCATTATTTACTTCCATAAGAAATACTGGTTTAACATCATTGCAATGATTAGAGATAATGGAATTTCTTATTATTGCAATTTGGCTAGTCCTTTTATTTTAGATGGTGAAGCATTAAAATATATTGACTACGACCTAGATGTTAAAGTATTTGCAGATGGTGAGAAAAGATTATTAGATGTGGATGAATATGAACTTCACAAAGAAAAAATGCAGTATTCTCCTGATATTGACTTCATTTTGAAAGAAAATGTAAAAGTCCTAGTCGATTGGATTAACCATGAAAAAGGACCTTTCTCAAAAGCATATATCAAAATTTGGTACAAACGTTATCTTGAACTGAAGAATCGTTAA
- the recX gene encoding recombination regulator RecX, with protein MKISKIEKKKRLYLLELDYSEKLYITEDTIVKFMLSKDMEISPEQLNEIKVFAQFSHGKNLALYYISFQVRTKKQVIDYLHKNEIDKITINRIIKDLEENNWINDTQYIETYLRQNILSGDKGPHVLKQKLLQKGISPSLIDQYLTNYDYSPLVEKLVKKLLSKYQGKLPEKALKDKIIQSIITKGFSYDLARAVVGDLELEQAQELSNHLLTKELTKQYRKFSKKWDGYELQQRLFQALYRKGFDSDAINQALREYL; from the coding sequence ATGAAAATAAGCAAAATTGAAAAGAAAAAACGGCTCTATCTACTTGAATTGGATTATAGTGAAAAACTATATATTACTGAAGACACTATTGTTAAATTTATGCTATCCAAGGATATGGAGATAAGTCCCGAGCAACTAAATGAGATAAAAGTATTCGCTCAATTTTCACATGGTAAAAATCTTGCCCTTTATTACATTTCATTCCAAGTTAGGACTAAAAAGCAAGTAATTGATTATCTTCACAAAAATGAGATTGATAAAATCACAATCAACCGTATTATCAAGGATTTAGAAGAAAATAACTGGATTAACGATACTCAGTATATTGAGACTTATCTCAGACAAAATATATTATCTGGGGATAAAGGCCCCCATGTTCTAAAGCAAAAACTTTTACAAAAAGGGATCTCTCCATCACTAATTGATCAGTACCTCACTAATTATGATTATTCTCCTCTTGTAGAAAAATTAGTCAAAAAATTGCTTTCTAAATATCAAGGAAAACTACCCGAAAAAGCATTAAAAGATAAAATCATTCAATCCATTATTACTAAGGGATTCTCCTATGATTTGGCGAGGGCCGTTGTAGGAGATCTCGAGTTGGAACAAGCTCAGGAGCTCAGTAATCATCTATTAACAAAAGAATTGACAAAGCAGTATCGCAAATTCAGTAAAAAGTGGGACGGCTATGAACTTCAACAAAGACTTTTTCAAGCACTCTATCGTAAAGGATTTGATTCTGATGCTATTAATCAAGCTTTAAGAGAATACCTGTAA
- the rlmD gene encoding 23S rRNA (uracil(1939)-C(5))-methyltransferase RlmD yields the protein MQGIREKQKIKLKIKRMGINGEGIGFYKRTLVFIPGALKGEEVLCQVISVNQRFLYARLVTILKASKDRVQPPCPIYEDCGGCQIMHLAYPKQLDFKDDVIRQSLKKFQPQGFENFTIKHTIGMVEPWHYRAKLQFQTRSFGGKVHAGLFAEGSHRLISIENCLVQDSTTQAIINDIVCLLERHRIPIYNERHIAGLRTVMIRKGQSSGQVQLIFVTSKELHIAPLVKELVANFEEIKTVAINYNRSKTSGLYGERTEIIWGKETINEDVLDYSFALSPRAFYQLNPQQTEVLYSEVVKALEVSENDQIIDAYCGVGTIGFAFAKHVKSIRGMDIIPEAIADAKKNAKAMGFTNTYYETGKAEDLIPKWYQEGYRADAIIVDPPRTGLDERLLETVVKYQPEKMVYVSCNTSTLARDLVTLAKFYQVEYIQSVDMFPHTARTEAVVKLQKK from the coding sequence ATGCAGGGGATCAGAGAAAAACAAAAAATTAAACTAAAGATAAAGCGAATGGGGATTAACGGTGAAGGGATTGGTTTTTATAAAAGGACCTTGGTTTTTATACCAGGTGCCTTAAAGGGAGAAGAAGTTCTTTGCCAAGTCATCTCAGTTAATCAGCGTTTTCTCTATGCTAGGTTAGTAACAATTCTTAAAGCCTCTAAAGATCGAGTTCAACCTCCATGTCCTATTTATGAAGACTGCGGAGGCTGTCAAATTATGCACTTAGCCTACCCTAAGCAGTTGGACTTTAAAGATGATGTTATTCGTCAGAGCCTTAAAAAGTTTCAGCCTCAGGGATTTGAAAACTTTACCATCAAGCATACTATTGGTATGGTTGAACCATGGCATTATCGGGCTAAATTGCAGTTTCAGACGAGATCGTTTGGGGGAAAGGTGCATGCCGGTTTATTTGCTGAAGGCAGTCATCGTTTGATTAGTATTGAAAATTGTTTAGTCCAAGATAGCACTACTCAAGCAATTATTAACGATATTGTCTGCCTGCTAGAGCGACATCGGATTCCTATTTATAACGAACGTCACATTGCCGGTTTACGTACAGTCATGATTCGAAAAGGTCAATCAAGTGGTCAAGTTCAACTTATTTTTGTAACAAGTAAAGAATTGCATATTGCTCCCTTAGTTAAAGAGTTAGTGGCTAACTTTGAGGAGATAAAGACAGTAGCTATTAATTATAATAGATCAAAAACAAGTGGTCTTTATGGTGAACGGACAGAAATCATTTGGGGCAAAGAGACAATCAATGAAGATGTCTTAGACTATAGCTTTGCTTTATCACCAAGAGCATTTTATCAATTAAACCCTCAACAAACAGAGGTTCTCTATTCAGAAGTTGTTAAAGCTTTAGAAGTTTCTGAAAATGATCAAATAATAGATGCCTATTGTGGTGTTGGCACAATTGGCTTTGCTTTTGCCAAACATGTGAAAAGTATACGAGGGATGGATATTATTCCAGAAGCAATTGCTGATGCAAAAAAGAATGCTAAAGCAATGGGCTTTACTAATACTTACTACGAAACTGGTAAAGCAGAAGATCTGATTCCCAAGTGGTACCAGGAGGGCTATCGGGCCGATGCTATTATTGTTGATCCGCCAAGAACAGGTTTAGATGAAAGATTATTAGAGACAGTAGTAAAGTATCAGCCTGAAAAAATGGTTTATGTCTCGTGTAATACCTCAACTTTAGCACGTGACTTGGTTACTTTAGCCAAGTTTTACCAAGTAGAATATATCCAATCAGTAGATATGTTTCCTCACACGGCAAGGACTGAAGCAGTGGTTAAATTACAAAAGAAATAA
- a CDS encoding M14 family metallopeptidase, translating to MTKINSSHSTYADRVIKGLSASCLILCSLALAQQAKADVVSLKEPLVPTSSQTAPASTATDASLTENTTVGTEIAVPTPSAAIGDEASINPEVNTESVATEASVNETTALSVSSQATPSATTQVEKPQTIYMDKSNQVDVTVATESPVTWTIPNLPANAYDIKTGQFSGQPTVTVESIATTGGTTYQIKIDPLFGSDLSLRWPNNIRRTYRDYMGTYSLQGISQDGLTIITKELILRPYESYQTHEELLNTLKDVQVNHAADRLVEVETIGKSALGNDIKMGIVAKDQATLDKYLNRTTPMMLMQPDQALKLLAQGKFDYQLPILINNTHADEQPGIDIVRGLFEAFARQTSIDYQTVDADKNPISVKIDIPALLEKVILLFDFTENPDGDIANTRALNNGLDPNRDTGYQTNPETRAIVEQINKWNPIAIFDVHGFVKEFLIEPCTPPHDPNFEYDLFDHSLVEGARAMGNAGITNSNYDSYIIPKFDYGSGWDDSFSGYTAVYGLYHGILGHTIEIPETNEESYKAGYYAVLAGINYDLQNSDQLMKNRLAFYSRGIHKAEVAAANDELVTVDGSVKGRIKDGHTNFFPDYYVISMELSTESDTDQAFKMIDYFRRNGVVLSQLTQDVAGYHKGDLVIDMAQAKRGYANHVMYKGANESEWPAMYAELVMNFPAMRGFKADAIYQSGLFAGKIGHVTLTSAPRTAPTDKEYYIVSNNSLAAVQAVNAALKAGNKVYLTNDGYVMDKLTYESVVATYPLYAKPTCLKPIGQSLKALSVYAPGNPNASLGFTSPSEVSLALRQMGFNVVNSADQADVIILDNDQFDASLLGKKPIIVLGGVAMAKLESLGVLPGFDAAMTNEKDGGSYEGLMKINLDANSPYTSGYGAQSLYYANSGSWIQGVPVGFISLAKISPSDFYVSGWWPQHEGLANKTVAVSGIFQGQPMFIFAGNPVNKTHTINFYRWVSNAIFGTNLTAFVEGECHRPATDNNTVVPVYHQDSRFLVYQGEQVTSEVDTMAAKATTRTLPSLADGTSSKKESQLFWITGLLVASGGLFAAVKRRKDE from the coding sequence ATGACTAAAATCAATTCTAGTCATTCAACTTATGCTGATAGAGTTATCAAAGGTTTGTCAGCATCATGCTTAATACTTTGTAGTCTTGCCTTAGCTCAACAAGCCAAAGCAGATGTTGTTTCTTTGAAGGAGCCCCTTGTCCCAACAAGTAGTCAAACTGCTCCTGCAAGCACTGCCACAGATGCATCTTTGACGGAAAATACGACAGTAGGAACAGAGATAGCAGTCCCGACACCCTCGGCAGCTATAGGGGATGAGGCTTCAATAAATCCTGAGGTCAACACAGAATCAGTAGCAACAGAAGCTAGTGTTAACGAGACAACTGCTCTTTCAGTTAGTTCTCAAGCCACTCCGAGCGCAACGACACAAGTTGAAAAGCCTCAAACTATCTATATGGATAAGTCTAATCAGGTTGATGTAACTGTGGCAACGGAGAGTCCTGTGACTTGGACAATTCCAAATTTGCCTGCTAATGCCTATGATATCAAAACAGGTCAGTTTTCTGGGCAACCAACAGTGACGGTAGAAAGTATAGCGACAACAGGTGGTACCACCTACCAAATTAAAATTGATCCACTTTTTGGGTCAGATCTAAGCCTGCGTTGGCCTAATAATATTCGTCGGACTTATCGTGACTATATGGGAACTTATAGCCTTCAAGGTATTAGTCAAGATGGCTTAACAATTATTACAAAAGAGCTGATCTTACGACCTTATGAAAGTTACCAAACTCATGAAGAGTTACTTAATACCTTAAAAGATGTTCAAGTAAATCATGCGGCGGATCGTCTTGTAGAAGTAGAAACTATTGGTAAAAGTGCTCTTGGTAATGATATCAAAATGGGTATTGTGGCAAAAGATCAAGCTACTCTTGATAAATATCTTAACCGCACAACACCAATGATGCTAATGCAGCCTGACCAAGCCTTAAAACTATTAGCTCAAGGAAAGTTTGATTACCAATTGCCTATTCTTATCAATAATACGCATGCGGATGAGCAACCAGGTATTGATATTGTCAGGGGACTTTTTGAAGCTTTTGCAAGACAAACAAGTATCGATTATCAAACCGTTGATGCTGATAAAAATCCCATATCGGTTAAAATTGATATTCCGGCTCTATTAGAAAAAGTTATCTTATTATTTGATTTTACGGAAAATCCAGATGGAGACATTGCTAATACACGTGCTCTCAATAATGGTTTAGACCCTAACCGAGACACCGGTTATCAGACAAATCCTGAAACACGTGCCATTGTTGAACAAATCAATAAATGGAACCCTATTGCAATTTTCGATGTGCATGGCTTTGTTAAGGAGTTTTTAATAGAACCATGTACACCACCACATGATCCCAACTTTGAATATGATTTATTTGATCATAGCTTAGTTGAGGGAGCGCGCGCCATGGGAAATGCGGGTATTACAAACTCGAATTATGATAGTTACATTATCCCAAAATTTGATTACGGTTCCGGCTGGGATGATTCATTCTCAGGATATACAGCAGTATATGGTCTCTATCATGGTATTTTAGGCCATACTATAGAAATTCCTGAAACTAATGAAGAGTCTTATAAAGCAGGATACTATGCTGTTTTGGCAGGTATTAATTATGATTTGCAAAATAGTGACCAGCTGATGAAGAATCGTTTAGCATTTTACTCACGTGGTATTCATAAAGCAGAGGTGGCTGCCGCTAACGATGAATTGGTTACAGTTGATGGGTCCGTTAAGGGGAGAATTAAAGATGGGCATACTAACTTTTTCCCAGATTACTATGTTATCTCAATGGAGCTCTCAACAGAAAGTGATACTGATCAAGCCTTTAAAATGATTGACTACTTCCGTCGTAATGGAGTCGTCTTGAGTCAATTGACTCAAGATGTAGCTGGTTATCATAAGGGTGATTTAGTGATTGATATGGCGCAAGCTAAAAGGGGCTATGCTAACCATGTTATGTATAAAGGTGCAAACGAGTCCGAATGGCCAGCAATGTATGCTGAACTTGTTATGAATTTCCCAGCGATGCGCGGTTTTAAAGCGGATGCTATTTACCAGTCAGGGTTATTTGCTGGTAAAATTGGTCATGTTACTTTAACAAGTGCTCCTAGGACAGCTCCAACTGATAAAGAGTATTACATTGTTTCTAATAATTCATTAGCAGCTGTCCAGGCCGTTAATGCAGCTTTAAAAGCTGGTAACAAGGTTTATCTAACTAATGACGGTTACGTCATGGATAAATTAACCTATGAAAGTGTTGTTGCAACCTATCCGTTATATGCTAAACCAACCTGCTTGAAACCAATTGGTCAAAGTCTAAAAGCATTAAGCGTCTATGCACCCGGTAATCCAAACGCTTCCTTAGGTTTCACATCACCTTCAGAAGTCAGCTTGGCTTTAAGACAGATGGGATTCAATGTTGTTAACTCGGCAGACCAAGCAGATGTTATTATTCTAGATAATGATCAATTTGATGCTAGTCTTCTAGGGAAGAAACCAATCATCGTCCTTGGTGGAGTGGCGATGGCTAAGCTGGAAAGTCTGGGAGTCTTACCTGGATTTGATGCAGCTATGACTAATGAAAAGGATGGAGGAAGTTATGAAGGTTTAATGAAGATTAACCTTGATGCAAATAGCCCTTATACAAGTGGTTATGGGGCACAGTCACTTTATTATGCTAATTCTGGTTCTTGGATTCAAGGAGTTCCTGTTGGCTTTATAAGCTTAGCTAAGATTTCACCAAGTGATTTCTATGTCTCAGGTTGGTGGCCACAACACGAAGGCTTGGCAAATAAAACGGTAGCTGTGAGTGGTATATTCCAAGGGCAACCAATGTTTATCTTTGCTGGTAATCCTGTTAATAAGACTCATACAATCAATTTTTATCGTTGGGTAAGTAATGCCATTTTTGGGACAAACCTAACAGCCTTTGTTGAAGGTGAATGTCATAGACCAGCTACAGATAATAATACGGTAGTACCAGTTTACCATCAAGATTCCAGATTCCTTGTTTACCAAGGGGAACAGGTGACTTCAGAAGTAGACACTATGGCAGCGAAAGCTACTACAAGAACATTACCAAGCTTAGCTGATGGAACTAGTAGTAAGAAAGAAAGTCAGCTCTTTTGGATTACTGGTTTGCTAGTAGCCAGCGGAGGGCTGTTTGCAGCAGTTAAACGTCGCAAAGACGAATAA
- a CDS encoding helix-turn-helix domain-containing protein — MLEHYLEKPIIDKKTLLTMFLDKKEFLVPDLLTKTKLSYNLIKQYCQELNDQFPQNLKIEVTPQAVTTTYNEELKDHYLFDLYAQSNILQLLRFLLLNKDNQKPLTYFAERSFISNASAYRMREAIRPFLKEIGLTLNKNLIGGDEYRIRFLIALLQSKFGIIIYKFTQEDFYLINQFITNSASSLKFSNLLEHSFQFYNTLLALSWKRFDYQVCLPQSDIFTELKQIFIYQKISETVTATIEKEMHLSFSTSDVDYLFLIYILANNSFASQEWTKEEVDFYISIFEQNDNFQLLLNPLKKLFNVPQNKEKEFLRIVLAFAKDHIYQLEPFIPEKNYFLSNYCSENSLLKEAIFKIVKKWKKDIKQAVQVNTRHLNLFCNHLELFLKSYQSPLQLVFLSTDFTSSMTLTDFIANRFSSDYVCFHSYYLLTDDIYQIADINPHLIVTSHQLIPFIEQEIISGIPILDFSHNNLEANTRQLQDTIAKLKAEQFSNFLKQQIQLAET, encoded by the coding sequence TTGCTAGAACATTATTTAGAAAAACCGATTATAGATAAAAAAACACTCCTAACTATGTTTTTAGATAAGAAGGAATTTTTAGTACCAGACCTTCTGACTAAAACTAAATTGTCTTACAATCTCATCAAACAGTATTGTCAAGAGTTAAATGACCAATTCCCCCAAAATCTTAAGATTGAGGTTACTCCCCAAGCTGTTACCACTACTTATAATGAGGAATTAAAGGATCACTATCTTTTTGATCTCTACGCTCAATCTAACATCTTACAACTCTTACGTTTTTTACTTTTGAATAAAGACAATCAAAAACCCTTAACTTATTTTGCTGAACGCTCTTTCATTTCAAATGCCTCTGCTTATCGTATGCGAGAAGCCATACGGCCCTTTTTAAAGGAAATAGGTTTAACCTTAAACAAAAACCTCATTGGAGGTGATGAATATCGGATTCGTTTCCTGATTGCTCTTCTACAATCTAAATTTGGCATCATCATTTATAAATTTACACAAGAAGATTTTTACCTTATCAACCAATTCATTACTAACAGTGCTTCTAGCTTAAAATTTTCAAACTTACTTGAACATTCCTTCCAATTTTACAATACTTTACTAGCCTTATCTTGGAAACGATTTGATTATCAAGTATGTCTCCCTCAATCAGATATTTTCACTGAGCTAAAACAAATCTTTATTTATCAAAAGATATCGGAAACTGTTACTGCCACTATTGAAAAAGAGATGCACCTTTCTTTTAGCACTTCTGATGTTGATTACCTTTTCCTGATCTATATCCTTGCTAACAATTCTTTTGCCAGTCAAGAATGGACTAAGGAAGAAGTTGATTTTTATATTTCCATTTTTGAACAGAATGATAATTTCCAGTTACTGCTGAATCCTTTAAAAAAACTATTTAATGTTCCCCAAAATAAAGAAAAAGAATTTTTAAGAATTGTATTAGCCTTCGCTAAAGATCACATCTATCAATTAGAACCATTTATTCCTGAAAAAAATTATTTTCTTTCAAATTATTGCTCGGAAAATAGTTTACTTAAAGAAGCTATTTTTAAGATTGTCAAAAAATGGAAAAAAGATATTAAACAAGCAGTGCAGGTCAACACACGTCACCTAAATCTCTTTTGTAATCATTTGGAACTTTTTTTGAAGAGTTACCAATCTCCTCTACAACTCGTTTTTTTATCTACTGATTTTACTAGTTCTATGACCCTCACTGATTTTATCGCCAACCGTTTTTCCTCAGATTATGTTTGTTTCCACTCTTATTATCTTTTAACAGATGATATTTATCAGATTGCTGATATTAACCCTCATTTAATTGTGACCAGCCATCAGCTTATTCCTTTTATTGAACAAGAAATCATTTCTGGAATTCCAATCCTGGACTTTTCACATAATAATCTTGAAGCCAATACCAGACAGTTACAAGATACTATTGCTAAGTTAAAAGCAGAGCAATTTTCTAATTTTTTGAAACAGCAGATTCAGTTAGCTGAGACTTAG